Genomic segment of Actinomycetota bacterium:
CATCTGGTTCAGCCCGCTGGCGACCTCGCCGATCTCGTCACCACTGACGATCGGGACCCGGGCGGTCAGGTCACCCGACCCGAGGCGCTTGTTGGCCTCCACCAGCGGCCGGACCTGGCGCAGGATCGCGCGCGACACCAGCGCCCCGACCGCGACGATGCCGACGAGCGCGAGCAGCAGGACCAGGGTCAGACGCAGGCCCGTGCCCCGGAGGTCGGCGAAGGCCGACTCGGCGGACAGCGTCACGGCCACCGTCCCGCGGACCTCGCCCTGCAGGCCGTACGGGGCGTAGAGGGTGTGCACCTCGGACCCGTCGATCTCGCCGACGACACGGACGAGGCGGTCCGGTTCGGGTCCGGTGTCCGCTGCCACCTCCGGCGTCGTGCCGGTCGCGGCCAGCGGTCGCCCCGACTCCTCGAACAGCGCCAGGCCGCCACCGTCGAGACGTGCCGCGAGGTCGCCCGCCGCCAGTCCTTCCAGGACGCCGCTGATGTCCTGCGCGACGACGGCTGCGCCGACCGGGGCGCACGGGTCGGTGCCGGAGCAGATCGGGGCGGCGATCGCCAGCAACGCGGACGCGTCGGTGGCGACGAACCCGGCGTGCTTGTTCCCGTCCTCGCTCGCCAGTGCCGCGGCGATGAACGTGGTGCCCGCATCGAACGTGATGCCGCTGGGTGTACCGGCCGATCCCAGCGACGCGAGCGGTCTCCCGTCCGTGTCGAGGACCGCGACCGCGTCGAGCTCGCCCTTCAGAGCGACCACGGACCGGAGCAGGTCCGCCGACGCCGCGGGGTCGCCTTCGGTGACGGCGGCCGCCATCCCCTCGAGGTTGGCGGCGAGGTTGGCCGACTCCAGCAGGTACAGCTCGCGCTGCTGCAGCGTGCTGCGAACCTGGAGGGAAGCCTCCTGGAGGTCGCGGTTGAGGGCCGACTGCGCCCGCGACGCCTGATCGCGGATCATGACGAACGCCCCGAACGCTCCGACGATCACCAACAGGGTCGCGAACGGGATGAGCAGCTTCCAGAACAGCCGCAGCTCACGGAACCGGCGGGTCGGGTTCACGGCTCTCTCCTCTCGGGGGCGCTCACAGCGGCACCCAGAAGTCGTGCAGGAACAGGTCGTAGCCGAACAGGCCGTTGTGGTCGTTCTCGTCGAGGTTGTCGGCCTGGCTGGAGAACACCACGGTGCTGCCATCGGACGAGATGAACGACCACCTCGTGCAGCCGTTCGCTGCCTCGCCGGAGGTCGCCACCGACACCCGGGTGGTGGTCCCGGCGACGCGGTCGCGCACGAACGCGTCGGTACCCGGCGCGCAGTTGACGTTGCCCGTCTCCGGGTGGTGCTCACCGGGCGACTCGGGCGCCAGGTTGGAGGCGGCGGACTCGAACGTGACGTAGCGCCCGTCCGCGGAGATCGAGCTGCGGATCTGGTTGAAGTAGATCCGCTGCTCGATCTGCTGGTCGGCCACCTGCGGCTCCCCCGCGGAGTTGACGGTGGCCATCTCCATCACCCCGGTCTCGAGGTCGTAGACGAACACGTCGGCGACGCTGTTGACGTCGCGGGGCCAGAGGTTGGTCGCCTGCGACGAGAACGCGACGAAGCGGCCGTCGTCGGACACGATCGGCACGTACGTCGCCCCGTTGGCGGGCTGGCCGTCGTAGCCCAGGCTCGCGTGGACGGTCTCGCCGGTGCGCAGGTCGCGTGCGTACACCTGCGGTGCCTGGAGGAATCCGGAGTTGTACTGCGGGCCGCCATCGATCGGCTGGATCTCCCCACCGTCCCACGCGCGGTAGACCACGACGTTGCCGTCGGCGGAGATGCTCGGCATGTTCGCGTCGGCGTGCTCCGGCAGCGACGCCAGCATGGTCTCTCCGGTCCAGCGGTCGTGGCGGTACACCGCGGTGACGCTGCGGCTGTCCAACCCGGTGGGTCCCCATCCATCGGGTTCCTCGACCAGGCCACGCATCCAGCTCCAGAACACCACGTAGCGGCCGTCCGGGGTCATGTCGAACTCGCGCAGGAAGTAGCAGGAGTCCCGGACCGGCGGGCCGTCACGACCGCCGAAGCGCTCGCAGATCGCCGCTTCGACGAGCAGCAACGTCTCGGGCGGGGGCGGGGTCCCTTGCTCGCCGTGGCTCGACACCGACACCCGGGTGGTCTGGCCGGTGTGCCGGTCGCGGACGAACAGGTCCCACTCGTCGTTGGTGTCGTTGGGCACCAGGTTGGTCGCGGCGGACCAGAACGCGACGTAGCGGCCGTCGGCCGAGACCGCGTTGCGGACCGCCGAGCCGCTGCGCTCGTTGCCGGGTTCCCCGTCGGAGTTCACCGAGACCTGCTCGGTCACCCCGGTCACCCGGTCGTAGAGGAACACGTCCTGGTACTCGTCATCTCCCAGCGGGACCTGGCTCTCGGCACAGCGGTACGGCCAGGTCGCGGAGTGGTACGACTCGTACACCACGTAGCGGCCGTCGGCGCTCATCGCCGGGTATTTCGCCGGATGCGGGATCGGGAAGTACGGGTGCACGTCGACCGGCAGGCACGACGCCTCCGACCACGTCGCGTCGCCGAGGTGGGGCACACGCGTGGTGGTGCCGAGCGGGTCGAGAGCGAACCGGATCTCACGCGCCCCGAGCGGGGCGCTGACCTGGAAGAAGTAGGTCGTTCCCGCCTCCGCCGGGAACCGCACCCCCGACGCTCCCGACAGCGTGTCGTCGCAGCCGAGCACGTCGAGATCGTCCAGCGACGCCCCGACGAACACCCCCAGGGCCGTGGCGCTGCCGCGGGCCGCGACATGAGCCGTCAGCCCCACGGTCCGCTCGGTCGTGTAGCGGTACCACAGGGTCGGGCCGGCACGAGCACACGAGTCCGGCTCCCCGGGCTGCCGAGAGGCGCTGGACGCGTCCGTCGTCGCGGTGAACGGCACCGATGGGACCTCGTACGCCTCGTCGAAGGTGTCGTTGTCGGGGGGGTGGGTGACCTCGACGCGCGCCGCCGGAACCACCGGCGGATCAGCCTCGGCCGCCAGCGCCGGCGCGCCCGCCGCCGGTCCCGGCGGAGGGGACACAGCGTCAGCATCCGCCGCCGACGGTGCGGCCAGCCCCAGCACCTCGGCGATGAACGCCTCGGTGAGCTGCGCGATCGTCCCCCGCAACGCGGAGTAATCGAGGGCGACGCCCCCCGACGCCCCGCTCAACAGCTCCCGGTCCGGGGTCGACAGCCCCACCTGCACCGCCCCGAACAGCACCAGCCACGCCGCCAACCCCGCACCGACGAGACGCGACGTGGCGAGCGTCCCGAGGCGACGCGCACCCGCAGCGCGGCGAAGTCGTGGAAGGAGGACGATCACGGCAGCACCGCGAAGTCGTGGAAGAACAGGTCGCCGCCCCAGTCGCCGTTGATGTCGTCCTCAACGAGGTTGTCGGCAGCGCTGAAGTAGACAACGGTGCCACCGTCGGCGGAGATGAACGGGGCGGCCGAGCAGCGGTTGCCCGGCTCGCCGGAGCTCGACACCGAGACGAGCAGGGTCGTACCCGCCACGCGGTCGCGGACGAAGACGTCGCTGCCGGCGGGGCAGTTGCCGGCGGCCGTGTCGGGGCCCTGATCACGCCCCGAGTCCGAGTCGAGGTTGCTCGCGGTGGACTCGAAGGCGATGTAACGGCCGTCAGCGGAGATCGAGGGGAAGTGGTCGGCGTACGCGGTCCGCTCGTCGTCGATCTGCTGCTCCTCGGCGGAGTTGACGCTGACGAGCTCGAGTTCCCCACTCCCGAGGTCGGCGACGAACACGTCCGCGACGCCGTTGCGGTCGTGCGGCACGAGGTTGGTCGCCGACGAGGTGAAGGCAACGTAGCGACCATCGTCGGAGATCTTCGGCGGGCCCATGGAGGCGTCGGCGAGCCGGCCGTCGTGCCCGCGGGTCAGCATCCGCGTCTCGCCGGTGGTCAGGTCGCGCACGAACACCTGCGCCCACCACCGGTCGGGGAGCGGTGGTGGGTAGTCCTCGCGGCCCGGCAGCGGCGGATCGTCCTCCCCGCCCGGCAGGGGCTGGAACTGGTCGTGGACGGCGATGTAGGCGATCCGCGTGCCGTCGCTGGAGATGGTGGGGAAGGCTGCGTCCGCCTGGCTGAGTAGCGAGACCTTGATCGTCTCGCCCGTAACGCGGTCGTTGCGGTAGACGGGCTTGCGATCACGGGGCGCGTCGGCGTCCTCGACGAGACCGACGAGGTCGCTGCCGAACACCACGTAGCGACCGTCGGGGGTCATGTCGACGGTCCGGCGCCAGTGACAGCGGTCACGGACGGGGGGGCCGTCCTTGCCCCCGAAGGTCTCGCACCGGCGGTAGTGAAAGTCGTACCAGGGGTCCAACGGCGGAGGCCGGCCCTCCGCCCCGTCGCTCGACAGCGAGACGCGGGTGGTCTCGCCCGCCACCCGGTCGCGCACGAAGAGATCCCACGTACCGTTGGTGTCGTCGGGGACGAGGTTGGAGGCGTTGGACCAGAACGCGACGAAGCGACCGTCGGCCGAGATCGCCGCGCGATATATGCCGCTGCGCTCGTTGCCGGGTTCCTCCTCCGACGAGACCGACACCATCTCGGTGACGCCGGTGACGCGGTCGTACACGAACACGTCGAGGTAGTCATCCGACCCCAGCGGCACGCGGTGCTCGGGACAGTGGTGGGTGAAGGTCTCCGAGTAGTGGTTCGCGAAGACCGCGAACCGGCCGTCGTCGCTCAGCACCGGCGGCTGCGGTGACATGGGAGCCGGGTACGGCCCGAACTCGACGGGTTCGCAGGACGCGTCCGCGAACGTCTCGTCGCTCTGAGACGGCATGCGCGTGGTCGTCCCCAGCGCGTCGAGGCCGAACCGGACCTGGTTCGCGCCGAGCGGCGCAGCGACCTGGAAGCGGTAGGTCGTACCCGCCTCGGCGAGGAAGCGCACCACGGCCGGTCCCGACGCGCTGCCGTCGCAGCCGAGAGCCTCGAGCCGATCGAGGTCGACCCCGACGAAGACCGCGACCGCGGCGGCGCTGCCACGGGCGACCGAGTGGGCCGTCAGGGCGGCGGTGCGGTCGGCCGTGTAGCGGTACCACAGCGTCGGCCCCGTCGCCGCGCACGAGGACGGCTCCCCGCCCTGCCGTGAGGCCGACGACGGGTCCGTCCGCGCCGCGAACGGCACCGACGACACGGGGTACGCGTCGCCGAAGGCGTCGTTGTCCGGCGCATGCACGACCTCGACTTGGCCGGCAGGTGCCACGACGTCCGGTGCCGTGGTCGGTGCGGCTACCGCACCCGGCGCCGGCTGGGGTGCCGGACCGGAGGGTTCCCTCCCGCCGCTCGTCGCGTCGGCCAGTCCGAGCACCTCGGCGATGAACGCCTCGGTGAGCTGCGCGATGGTCCCCCGCAGCGCGCTGTAGTCCAGGGCGGCGCCGGCCGACGCCCCGCTCAGCAGCTCCCGGTCGGGGGTCGACAGCCCGACCTGCACCGCCCCGAACAGCACCAGCCACGCGGCCATGCCGGCACCGAAGAGACGCGAGGTGGCGAGCGCCCCGAGGTGACGCGCACCCGCGACCCCCGGGCTCCGCTCGGTCCGCTGCGACGCTGCCATGCGATGCTCTCGTACCTCCCCCGGGGCGGTTCGACGCGGGCGCGCCCGGAACCTGCCTCAGCGGGTCACGTGGACCCTCCACGTAGCATCGTTCCATCGCGTGGAACACCCGGTCGTGCCCGGGAACAGGGCCCGCCGCGACGGCGCGAGTTCAGGGCCGCAGCGACGATGCGTCGAGCTCGAGGTCCAGGACCGAGGCGACCCGTGCGATGTCCGCGTCGTGCGCGAGCAGCGTGGCGCCGTGCCGGTCAGCGACCGCCACGATCATGCAGTCGACCATCCCCCGTGGGGTGATCCTCGCCCTACGACAGCCGCGGTAGATCCGAACCGCCCCGTCGAAGTCGGTGACCGCATCGAAGCGCAGCAGATCGAAGCGCTTCAGGAGCCGCCGCAGGTCCGCCTCACGGGCGTCATCGCGTGCGCCGGCGAGGACCTCCATCACCACGGGCTCGGTGACCGCGACGGCGCCATCCTCCGCGATCAGCTCGGCGAGGCGGAGGTCGGCCCGACTGCCGGTGGCGCGGTCGTACTCCACCCACGCCGAGGTGTCGACGAGGATCACGACCCGTCGGGCGGTGGCACGTCCTCGGGTGCTTCGGCGATGGCGTGTGCCCCGCGCATCGCCCTCGCCTCATCGCGCGTCATCGGTTGCCCGGCCAGACGCCGCAGCGCCAGGTCGACCGCCTCGGTCTTGGTGCGCAGCCCGTAGCGGCGCATGATCGCCTCGACGTACGCGTCCTCGATCTCGATGTTGGTCCGGGTCCTCGCCATACACCTATCGTACACGTGAGGTGCACGACAGGTGTACGGCGTACGGTGTGCGGCCGCGGTCGCCGCGCTGAGGTCAGTCCAGCCAGAACGCGTTCGGGGCGCGGCGCCCCGTGAAGTCGGAGACCGGCCGGCCCTCGATCCTGTAGGGGACGCTGCCCATCGTCAGCGGGTCGTAGGTGCCCTGCCCGATCGAGGAGCGGTCGGCGGAGCCGTCGAACACCTCGGCGGTCAGCCGCTCGGCCGCGGTCCGATCACGCTGGAGGTGCAGATCGAACCAGGCTAGCCCTCCTCGGCGATGCGCTGCAGCAGCGACCAGTACCCCGGCACCGCTCCAGCCGCGCCATAGCCAGGTGTGAAGACCAGCCCGGGGTAGTTGCCGCGTTCGAGGGGTGCGAACAGCCGCACCTCGAGTGTCGCGCCGTAGCGGTTGTCGAACGTCGTCTCGAGCATGCGCCCGCGCGTGCCATCCCAGTCGTGGCGGTACACGTCGAGCCAGTAGCGCCAGCCCTCCTCGGTCCCCAGAGCGGCGCCGATCCCGGGCTCCCGCAGCCGCATCATGTAGTCGGGGTTGAGCATCTGGTCGCGCGCGGTGGCCCCGATGTTCTGGGGCGCCATCAACCGCTCGGGCTCGACCGGGGGTGCCGCCTGGAACGCCAGCAGCAGCGCGGCGAGCAGAGCCATTGTGGATCCGTGGCGGTAGCGCATGTCGTCTCCCCTCGTGGAGGTGTGCTACCGGCGGGGCGTGCCCTCACCTGGAACGGCTGGGCTCCACTCGGAACGGTCTGCTGGCACCCGGTCGGGACGGATCAGAACGGCGTAGCAGCAGTCCGCAGCGGCGGGCGGGAAGCTCGACCCCGACGGGTGACGTCACGACAGCTCCCAGTCGACCGGCACCTCCGGGTCGTAGCAGCAGAACGTCCCGGTGCGGACCGAGCGGTCGAGGTGGCGGCCGAGCTCGGGGTGCACCTCCTCGATGCGCCTGACCGCACGCCGGATCCCGCGTGTGACCGAGATGCGGGCCCGCTCGACGTCCGAGGAGACGGGGCGGTCGCGACCCCCCAGCCCGACCGCCCCGGCCAGCTGCTCGGTAAGCAACTGGAGCTCCTCGCGAGCCCTCGCCGCTCGCTCCTGGTCACCGAACTCCTCCGCCTCCTCGATGTCGTCCTGCAGCGCCTCCATGCGGTCGCGATACGCCCGCTTGGCGGCACCGTCAAGGGCCGGCCCTGTACCCGTGCCCGCCTGCGCCTGTAGACCTTCCTGAGCAGCTGCCGCAGATGTGACCTCGGGGCGGTGGCCCGCACGCGCGGCGACGAGCTCCGCCGCGAGCACCTCACGC
This window contains:
- a CDS encoding HAMP domain-containing protein gives rise to the protein MNPTRRFRELRLFWKLLIPFATLLVIVGAFGAFVMIRDQASRAQSALNRDLQEASLQVRSTLQQRELYLLESANLAANLEGMAAAVTEGDPAASADLLRSVVALKGELDAVAVLDTDGRPLASLGSAGTPSGITFDAGTTFIAAALASEDGNKHAGFVATDASALLAIAAPICSGTDPCAPVGAAVVAQDISGVLEGLAAGDLAARLDGGGLALFEESGRPLAATGTTPEVAADTGPEPDRLVRVVGEIDGSEVHTLYAPYGLQGEVRGTVAVTLSAESAFADLRGTGLRLTLVLLLALVGIVAVGALVSRAILRQVRPLVEANKRLGSGDLTARVPIVSGDEIGEVASGLNQM
- a CDS encoding PIN domain nuclease, which encodes MILVDTSAWVEYDRATGSRADLRLAELIAEDGAVAVTEPVVMEVLAGARDDAREADLRRLLKRFDLLRFDAVTDFDGAVRIYRGCRRARITPRGMVDCMIVAVADRHGATLLAHDADIARVASVLDLELDASSLRP
- a CDS encoding type II toxin-antitoxin system VapB family antitoxin, with translation MARTRTNIEIEDAYVEAIMRRYGLRTKTEAVDLALRRLAGQPMTRDEARAMRGAHAIAEAPEDVPPPDGS